The sequence GTCATGGCAAAAGAATCTTTTGACAGAAGCAAGCCCCACGTAAACATTGGAACGATTGGGCACGTAGACCACGGTAAAACAACTTTAACAGCAGCAATTTCAATTACACTTGCTAACGCACTTGGTGGAACAGTAAGAAAGTTCGACGAAATTGACTCTGCTCCAGAAGAAAAAGCGAGAGGGATTACAATTAATACTTCTCACATTGAGTATGAGACAGCTAACAGACACTACGCTCACGTAGACTGTCCAGGTCACGCTGACTACGTTAAAAACATGATTACAGGTGCGGCACAGATGGACGGAGCGATCCTAGTTTGTTCAGCGGCTGACGGTCCAATGCCACAAACAAGAGAGCACATTCTTCTTGCGCGTCAGGTAGGTGTACCAGCGATCGTAGTTTTCTTAAATAAAGTAGATCAAGTAGATGATGAAGAACTACTTGAGCTAGTAGAAATGGAAATCAGAGAGCTTCTATCTTCTTATGACTTCCCAGGTGACGATCTTCCAATCGTAGCAGGTTCAGCACTTGCGGCACTTGAGATGAGAGACGATGCAATCGGAAAAGATAAAGTACTAGAGCTTATGGCACAAGTTGACGAGTATATCCCAACACCAGCTAGAGCGACAGATCTACCATTCCTAATGCCAGT comes from Bacteriovorax sp. Seq25_V and encodes:
- the tuf gene encoding elongation factor Tu — translated: MAKESFDRSKPHVNIGTIGHVDHGKTTLTAAISITLANALGGTVRKFDEIDSAPEEKARGITINTSHIEYETANRHYAHVDCPGHADYVKNMITGAAQMDGAILVCSAADGPMPQTREHILLARQVGVPAIVVFLNKVDQVDDEELLELVEMEIRELLSSYDFPGDDLPIVAGSALAALEMRDDAIGKDKVLELMAQVDEYIPTPARATDLPFLMPVEDVFSISGRGTVCTGRVERGIVKVNEEVEIVGIKETAKTTVTGVEMFRKLLDEGRAGDNVGLLLRGIKREEIERGQCLIKPGSVKPHKKFNCEVYILSKDEGGRHTPIFKGYRPQFYFRTTDVTGDITLADGVEMVMPGDNTSFAVDLITPIAMEKGLKFAIREGGRTIGAGTVSEILA